AACTTTTTTTTGTTCGTCCAGTTTAATGAAATGTTCCCTTGTTCTTGAGCAAATGCCAAGAAAGTGCTCAAAAACACTAAGTAAATGGTAATATTCCTTTTCATAAGTAAACAATAAACGTAAATATGATGAAAAAAGTATAAAGGAGCAAAAAAATATTTTTTTTGAGTTGAAATACAATAAAACTTTTAATTTTGCGTTATGTATCTGACGCGTCTTTAAAGGGCGAATTTAGTATTAATTTAAAAAAACTGTTGCAATTTAAAGGTAAATACTTATATTGCGCTCGAAATTTATACCTACTATGAATATGAAAGTAAACAAAGTTATTGCTGTAAAGTTATTACTATCCTTAGTAATGATAATCGGTTTTGCTAGTTGTAGTAAAAAATCCAGCACTAAAGGTGGTGGTTCTAGAGCCACTGGATGGAAAATCAACGATAAAAAAGGAGGTTTTCAATACGCTAACAAATTTAAAAAACAAGCAACCGGCCCTGGTTTAGTTATGGTTGAAGGAGGAACATTTACCATGGGTAAAGTTCAGGATGACGTTATGCATGATTGGAATAACACTCCAAATCAGCAACACGTTATGTCTTTCTACATGGATGAGACAGAAGTAACAAATTTAATGTATATGGAATACTTAAATTGGTTAAAAACAGTTTTTCCACCAGACCAAGACAATTATAAAAACATCTACGAAGGCGCTTCACCAGACACATTGGTTTGGAGAAATCGTTTAGGATATAATGAAACGATGACTCAAAACTACCTAAGACATCCAGCTTATGCTGAATATCCTGTAGTTGGGGTTAATTGGATTCAAGCTACTGAATTTGCAAAATGGAGAACCGATCGTGTGAACGAAAAAATCCTTGAAGAGCAAAAGTATTTGAAAAAAGATTCAAAGGTTACTGATATGACCGCTGATAAAGTTTTCAGTACAGAAGCCTATCTTGCTTCTCCTTCAACTGCAAAAGGGGGAGATGAAAAACTTGTTTTGAAAAGAGGTGCTGGTAGAGGTGCAAAACCTGCTGCAAAAGGAGCTGCTCCTGGAGCAAACAATACTGCTGGAAACAGCGCTAAAAATGTTTACGCACAAAGAACTTCAGGTTTGATTTTACCAGAATATAGATTGCCAACGGAAGCTGAGTGGGAATATGCTGCTGCTGCTGATGTAGGTCAAAGAGAATACAATCAATACAAAGGACAAAAGAAATATCCTTGGTCTGGAAGTTATACTCGTTCAGGGAAACGTCAAGTAAGAGGAGATCAATTGGCTAACTTTAAGCAAGGTAAAGGCGATTATGGTGGAATTGCAGGTTGGTCTGATGATGGCGCTGATATTACTAACAAAGTGAAATCATATCCGCCTAATGATTTTGGATTATATGATATGGCAGGAAATGTGGCCGAATGGGTTGCTGATGTTTACAGACCTATTGTTGATGATGAAGCTAACGATTTCAACTACTACAGAGGAAATGTTTATACCAAAGATAAAATTGGAGATGATGGAAAAGTAGAGTTAGTTACTGCTGAGACTCAAAAATTTGATACCTTGTCTAATGGTAAAATTATTTCAAGAAATTTCCCTGGTCAAATTGCTAAAGTGGCAGTTGATGAGAAAGAAACTTATTTAAGACAAAACTTTACTCAATCAGATAATAGAAACTATCGTGACGGTGATAAACAATCAACAAGATATTTCAAATTTGGTGGATCTGAAGAAGGAGATGAAAAAGGAAAGCTTAAAGACGATCAAAGAATGTATGATTCTCCAAGGCATAATGTTTCTACAGATAGTTTAGGAAATATGGTTAGAAAGTATGACCACTCTAATAAACGTACTACTTTAGTAAATGATGATGTTAGAGTTTATAAAGGAGGTTCTTGGAGAGATAGAGCGTATTGGTTAGACCCAGCACAAAGACGATACTTTCCACAAGATATGGCTACTGACTTTATCGGATTTAGATGTGCCATGTCAAGAGTTGGTCCAAAAGCTGACAAAAAGAAAAGAGCAAGAAACTAATTTTAGTTCTGTATAATACAAAAAAGCCCTATTTTTAAGGGCTTTTTTATTTTAACTATTTTTCCAAATGACCATTCAAGAGATTCATAATTTATTTTTGCAATGCAGTAAGGTTTCAATTGATACCCGAAAAATTCAAGCCAATTCATTTTTTGTTGCCATCAAAGGAGAGCGTTTTGATGCTAATACTTTTGCTAAAGAAGCATTAGAAAAAGGAGCATCTTATGTTATAATTGATAATCCAGATTACTTTATAGATGAGCGAACAATAGTAGTAGCCGATAGTCTAATTGCGCTTCAGGAGCTAGCCAAATTCCACAGACACTATTTAAAGCTGCCTATAATTGCATTAACAGGTAGTAACGGAAAAACTACAACCAAAGAATTAATCAATGTAGTCCTTTCTAAAAAATTCAATACTACAGCTACTACAGGGAACTTGAATAATCATATTGGAGTGCCACTAACCTTATTGTCATTTACTACTGAAACAGAAATTGGGATTGTAGAAATGGGAGCCAATCATCAAAAGGAAATTGAGTTTTTATGTGAAATAGCCCAACCTGATTATGGGTATATTACCAATTTTGGAAAAGCGCATCTTGAAGGATTTGGAGGAGTAGAAGGCGTAATAAAAGGGAAAAGTGAAATGTATGCTTATTTGAAGTTGAATAATAAATCGGTTTTTGTTAATTTGGATGATGATATTCAGAATGCTAAAACAGTAAATTTCAATAGGGTTACATTCAGTCAAAAGGAGATGAATGCTACTGTTTTTATTGAAAGTGTTACCGCTAATCCGTTTGTAAAAATTAAAGTCTTGGGTGTTGAAATCCATTCTCATTTAATCGGATTGTATAATGCCAACAATATTAATGCAGCCATAACTATTGGAAATCATTTTGGAGTATCTATAAACGATACTAAACAAGCAATTGAAAGTTATATTCCCGAGAATAATAGATCTCAGTTATTGACTAAAGGTACAAATGAGATTATATTAGATGCCTATAATGCCAATCCGAGCAGTATGAGAGTAGCTTTAGAAAACTTTATACAATTGGATAAAGACAATAAAGTAGTGATCATTGGCGATATGTATGAGCTTGGTGAAGAAAGTCTTTCAGAACATAAAGCTATAGTAGAGTATTTGATGGACAATAGTTTGTTTGAATGTCATTTCGTTGGGAAGGATTTCTTTGTCAATGCAATTTCAAAAGACAACTTCCATTTTCATAGTACATTTGATGATTTTACAGCCTTTTTAAAGTTGAATACATTAGAAAATAAAACGCTGTTGATAAAGGGCTCAAGAGGAATGGCATTAGAGCGGACTTTGGAATATCTATAAATAAAAACTCCTCAATTTGTTGAGGAGTTTTTTTGTTGAGTTATTTTCGAATCAGATTAAATGCTAGTTTTAAGTATGTCATGATTTTAAAAGGAATATTTGCTATGAAAAGAAATATTTTTTCACCCTTTTATATCAGAATGAAACCATCAAAGCAACCCACAATTTATTTCATTCGCTGATGGTATCTTGCAAACAAAATTTCATGTGCAAGATTCTTTTTTTAAATTCTGAAGCACTACTAAGTTTTTTTTCCCAAATGAGAATTTAATCTGTTTCTCACTATCCAACATAATAATAAAATCATACTCGTTTCTTTTAAATAAGTTAAAAAAAAAGTTAAGACACAGATTGTTTTTGCTCATTTTTATATCTACGATAGAGACAAGTGCAATCGGTTCACTATCAATCTTATAAAGTATAAGGTTGCCTTCTTTGATTAGTCCAAACTTTGATTTGTAAACAGTCATTGCATTTTTTTATGTTAACTTGCTTTTTGATATAATTTGTTTTTTATGATTTTATTTTTAGTCATAGTTATCAATTCACTTGCTTGATCTTCGCAGTTATCCTTTACAATTATAGGAGTAAAATGATAGTGTACTGTTATAAGTAAAATTTTATAGTGATAGTTTTTAAAAAAAAAGAAATCAATAGGAGTACACTTGAAACAAAAATAAAGGCAAGTTTGTAATTTTGTCCTATACTATTTCCCAAAAGAAATGTTGAAAAAACTAAGGCGCAAGAAGTGACAAAAAGAGAATGGTTATTTTTTAAGTTTCTTTCTTTTTTAATATTGATTTGTTTGATATCATTGATGTCAAATTGTAGTAACTCATCATTTCTATTGAGATAAATTTGGTCCTGTAAAATTAATCCAACAGTATTAAAACATTCAAATTTATCGTGGTGTGATTTATTTAGTATTGAGGTTCTGTTAATCATAAGTAGGTAAATCAGGATTAAAAAAAGGTTTTACTTTCAGGTGTAATTTGGGGTGATAATTACTGTAAACGGTTTGTTTTTTTTAAAAAACCATCCCGATACATCAGGATGGTTTTAGTGTCAAATAAAAAAAATAATAAACACAACCCTAAAATTTCCATATGGAAAAGCGTGTTATTTCAAAATATAAGCCCTATTTTATGTAATTACATTCATAATTACCAATGGCCTTTATCAACTATTGTTTGCTTACTACTATTACAATTTGTTATACTAGTTTCAGTATTAAAATTTGATTTATCACATGAAATATTAGTAGATTTAATGAGGATGCATCAATTCTAAATGTGTAAAAAATAGGCAAAAAAATAAAATTCACATAAATGACAAATTTTGGCAGAGTACGAGTACCTTTTTTCATAATATGTCAGATTAAATTCTAATACTTATTAGTGTTTTACATAGCAAACTTACGGAGGAAGTTGCATGTGTTTTTTGA
The window above is part of the Flavobacterium sp. N1994 genome. Proteins encoded here:
- the gldJ gene encoding gliding motility lipoprotein GldJ; this translates as MKVNKVIAVKLLLSLVMIIGFASCSKKSSTKGGGSRATGWKINDKKGGFQYANKFKKQATGPGLVMVEGGTFTMGKVQDDVMHDWNNTPNQQHVMSFYMDETEVTNLMYMEYLNWLKTVFPPDQDNYKNIYEGASPDTLVWRNRLGYNETMTQNYLRHPAYAEYPVVGVNWIQATEFAKWRTDRVNEKILEEQKYLKKDSKVTDMTADKVFSTEAYLASPSTAKGGDEKLVLKRGAGRGAKPAAKGAAPGANNTAGNSAKNVYAQRTSGLILPEYRLPTEAEWEYAAAADVGQREYNQYKGQKKYPWSGSYTRSGKRQVRGDQLANFKQGKGDYGGIAGWSDDGADITNKVKSYPPNDFGLYDMAGNVAEWVADVYRPIVDDEANDFNYYRGNVYTKDKIGDDGKVELVTAETQKFDTLSNGKIISRNFPGQIAKVAVDEKETYLRQNFTQSDNRNYRDGDKQSTRYFKFGGSEEGDEKGKLKDDQRMYDSPRHNVSTDSLGNMVRKYDHSNKRTTLVNDDVRVYKGGSWRDRAYWLDPAQRRYFPQDMATDFIGFRCAMSRVGPKADKKKRARN
- a CDS encoding UDP-N-acetylmuramoyl-tripeptide--D-alanyl-D-alanine ligase codes for the protein MTIQEIHNLFLQCSKVSIDTRKIQANSFFVAIKGERFDANTFAKEALEKGASYVIIDNPDYFIDERTIVVADSLIALQELAKFHRHYLKLPIIALTGSNGKTTTKELINVVLSKKFNTTATTGNLNNHIGVPLTLLSFTTETEIGIVEMGANHQKEIEFLCEIAQPDYGYITNFGKAHLEGFGGVEGVIKGKSEMYAYLKLNNKSVFVNLDDDIQNAKTVNFNRVTFSQKEMNATVFIESVTANPFVKIKVLGVEIHSHLIGLYNANNINAAITIGNHFGVSINDTKQAIESYIPENNRSQLLTKGTNEIILDAYNANPSSMRVALENFIQLDKDNKVVIIGDMYELGEESLSEHKAIVEYLMDNSLFECHFVGKDFFVNAISKDNFHFHSTFDDFTAFLKLNTLENKTLLIKGSRGMALERTLEYL